From the Acidicapsa ligni genome, one window contains:
- a CDS encoding alkene reductase, whose protein sequence is MDILEDEHLEMAASQPLTAHPIDMSNFSHLFSPLQVGELHLAHRVVLAPLTRLRSTQPGDVPNALNATYYGQRASRGGLLISEATQISLQGKGYPAAPGIHSPEQVEGWKLVTQAVHEKKAYIFLQLWHVGRISHSSLHPDEGLPVSASAIAPANGQLAFTADFKHAPFETPRALGIEELPGIVADYRRAAENAKAAGFDGVEIHGANGYLLDQFLEDKTNHRTDIYGSSIENRARLLLEVVDATIEVWGKGRVGVRLSPYGTFSDMGDSNPVELFNYVLEQLSQRGVAYAHLVEPRVGSAGNGDPIDDSRPRTSHIFRNAFDGVLISAGGYTADTAEETIADGYADTIAFGRLFIANPDLSERFRINAELNTPDRSTFYGGTDKGYIDYPSLVEVQS, encoded by the coding sequence ATGGACATCTTGGAAGATGAACATCTTGAGATGGCTGCATCCCAACCGCTGACAGCGCATCCGATAGATATGTCGAATTTTTCTCATTTATTTTCTCCACTTCAAGTTGGCGAACTCCACCTTGCGCATCGCGTGGTGCTTGCGCCTCTGACTCGCTTGCGATCCACGCAGCCCGGCGACGTACCTAACGCACTTAACGCCACTTACTACGGCCAGCGTGCATCCAGGGGCGGATTGCTGATCAGCGAGGCGACGCAGATTTCTCTGCAAGGCAAGGGCTATCCAGCCGCACCGGGGATACATTCGCCCGAACAGGTTGAGGGTTGGAAGCTCGTGACGCAGGCCGTCCACGAGAAGAAAGCATATATATTTCTGCAGCTATGGCATGTGGGTCGCATCAGCCACAGTTCCCTGCACCCAGATGAAGGTCTGCCGGTTTCCGCTTCGGCAATCGCCCCCGCCAACGGGCAACTGGCTTTTACAGCGGACTTCAAGCATGCACCCTTTGAGACGCCGCGTGCGCTCGGGATTGAAGAGCTGCCGGGCATCGTTGCCGACTATCGTCGCGCAGCAGAGAATGCAAAGGCTGCCGGATTCGATGGCGTGGAAATCCACGGCGCCAACGGCTACCTGCTCGACCAGTTCCTCGAAGACAAGACCAATCACCGCACTGACATCTACGGCAGCTCTATCGAGAATCGCGCTCGCCTGCTCCTCGAAGTAGTGGACGCAACGATTGAAGTCTGGGGCAAAGGACGTGTAGGCGTTCGGCTTTCACCATACGGCACGTTCTCCGATATGGGCGACTCCAATCCAGTTGAGCTTTTCAATTATGTACTTGAGCAACTATCGCAGCGTGGCGTTGCTTATGCGCATTTGGTTGAGCCGCGCGTAGGCAGTGCGGGCAACGGCGATCCTATCGATGACTCTCGCCCGCGCACCTCGCATATCTTCCGCAATGCCTTTGACGGAGTTCTGATTTCAGCAGGTGGATACACCGCCGATACCGCAGAGGAGACAATCGCGGATGGATACGCAGATACCATTGCCTTCGGTCGATTGTTCATCGCCAACCCGGATCTTTCGGAACGCTTTCGCATCAACGCCGAATTAAACACTCCAGATCGATCTACTTTCTACGGCGGCACCGACAAGGGCTACATCGACTATCCATCCCTGGTAGAAGTCCAGTCTTAA
- the motA gene encoding flagellar motor stator protein MotA, translating to MFAIIGIVVVFGAIVAGYLMEKGNLLVLVQPAELIIIGGAALGTLLIANPMHIIKSMVGGVTGVLKPSPFGKTRYLETLTMMFEFLNKVRKEGLLSVENDVESPNESIIFKKYPAFLKDHHVRDFVCDTLRMAITGGVDPFDMDQMMERDTEVHHHGAVEPISALTTVADALPGLGIVAAVLGVVITMGAIGGPPEEVGHKVAAALVGTFLGILLCYGLVGPLGANMTKGADAHNEYLQVLRVLLLSFLKGNAPLIAIEIARRAIPAHVRPTFAETETACRGGGISASSAAAA from the coding sequence ATGTTCGCAATTATAGGAATCGTAGTAGTCTTCGGCGCGATCGTTGCCGGGTACCTCATGGAAAAAGGCAATCTGCTCGTACTCGTGCAACCAGCGGAGTTGATCATCATCGGCGGCGCAGCACTGGGCACGCTCCTCATTGCCAATCCTATGCACATCATCAAGTCCATGGTGGGCGGCGTAACCGGCGTGCTGAAGCCTTCTCCATTCGGCAAAACGCGTTATCTGGAGACTCTGACGATGATGTTCGAGTTCCTTAATAAAGTGCGCAAGGAAGGTTTGCTCTCCGTCGAAAACGATGTTGAGTCTCCCAACGAAAGCATCATCTTCAAAAAGTATCCTGCCTTTCTCAAGGATCATCACGTGCGCGACTTTGTATGCGACACGCTGCGCATGGCTATCACCGGCGGTGTAGATCCATTCGACATGGACCAGATGATGGAGCGCGACACGGAGGTGCATCATCACGGCGCTGTCGAGCCCATCTCCGCACTGACGACTGTGGCCGATGCGCTGCCAGGGCTGGGCATCGTGGCCGCAGTGCTCGGCGTGGTCATCACTATGGGAGCCATTGGCGGACCACCCGAAGAAGTTGGACACAAGGTAGCCGCCGCGTTGGTAGGAACCTTTCTCGGCATCCTGCTCTGCTACGGACTTGTCGGCCCATTGGGGGCCAACATGACCAAGGGAGCCGATGCGCACAATGAATATCTCCAGGTGCTGCGAGTACTGCTGTTGAGCTTTCTCAAAGGCAATGCACCCCTGATTGCAATTGAGATTGCACGACGTGCGATTCCCGCGCATGTGCGCCCCACATTTGCCGAAACCGAAACAGCTTGCAGAGGCGGCGGTATCTCCGCAAGCAGCGCAGCAGCAGCCTGA
- a CDS encoding carbon starvation CstA family protein: MNTFPLLLIVLGVFTIAYRYYSALLATRAFMLDDRNITPAHRFKDGHNYVPSPKWVVFGHHFAAIAGAGPLVGPTLAAQFGYAPGLIWLVAGAVLAGAVQDLTVLIGSLRHNGKSLPYIVQREIGPITGLFAMIAVVLILIVAMAGLAIIVVNALSQSAWGIFTIGMTIPIAMVMGVWMFKSNANKVTVIGPSIFGVSALIASLVGGHWMANSSFAHLLLFDSHEIVLLLCGYGFFASVLPVWLLLEPRDYLSTYVKLGTLGALIAGVLIVHPKLQFPAFTQYIHGGGPVIPGKLFPFLFVTIACGAISGFHALVSSGTTPKLINKETDARFIGYGAMLGESLVGVLALIAACSMMPGDYFAINVSPAVFAGLGMHAVNLPEFSREIGEQLAGRTGGAVSLAIGMAQIFRGIPGMKALMGYWYHYAILFEALFILTTIDAGTRVARYVMQELMGKIYKPLGRTNWLPSSLLATGFIVFCWGYLIWGGTIATIWPLFGTANQLLASIALATMTTWLVNHGKAIYAWCTLLPALFVLITTISAGVLSIENIFWPMAMSNVNVVQGWIESGLMVAFIIGAIVIVGSAAVRCVRTLRGVPPPSATASETEPGKVSLEPAAPFRCC; encoded by the coding sequence GTGAATACCTTTCCCTTACTCCTGATTGTTCTCGGCGTTTTTACTATCGCGTATCGCTATTACAGCGCTCTGCTTGCCACGCGCGCCTTCATGCTGGACGATCGAAACATTACTCCCGCTCATCGTTTCAAAGACGGACATAACTATGTGCCTTCGCCGAAGTGGGTGGTCTTCGGCCATCACTTCGCGGCGATTGCCGGGGCAGGTCCACTTGTTGGGCCGACTCTGGCGGCGCAGTTCGGCTATGCTCCGGGATTGATCTGGCTGGTGGCAGGCGCTGTTCTCGCAGGCGCTGTGCAGGATCTTACCGTGTTGATCGGTTCACTGCGACACAATGGAAAATCACTGCCGTATATCGTGCAGCGCGAGATTGGTCCAATTACGGGATTGTTCGCCATGATCGCGGTTGTGCTGATCCTGATCGTGGCCATGGCTGGCTTGGCAATTATTGTGGTGAATGCCCTCAGCCAAAGCGCCTGGGGCATCTTCACCATCGGCATGACCATTCCTATCGCGATGGTGATGGGCGTCTGGATGTTCAAGAGCAATGCGAACAAGGTCACTGTAATCGGTCCATCGATCTTTGGCGTCAGTGCGTTGATCGCGTCGCTGGTAGGCGGGCATTGGATGGCGAATTCATCCTTCGCGCATCTGCTGTTATTCGATAGTCATGAGATTGTGTTGCTGTTATGCGGGTATGGGTTTTTCGCGTCGGTGTTGCCTGTCTGGCTGTTGCTGGAGCCGCGCGATTATCTCTCGACGTATGTGAAGCTGGGCACCCTGGGAGCGCTGATCGCCGGTGTATTGATCGTCCATCCCAAACTGCAGTTTCCTGCATTCACACAGTATATTCATGGCGGCGGTCCGGTAATTCCGGGCAAGCTGTTCCCGTTTCTCTTTGTCACGATTGCCTGCGGAGCTATCTCCGGTTTTCACGCGCTGGTTTCTTCTGGAACGACACCCAAGCTCATCAACAAGGAAACAGATGCGCGCTTCATTGGCTATGGAGCAATGCTGGGAGAATCGCTGGTCGGCGTGCTGGCGCTGATCGCTGCGTGTTCCATGATGCCCGGAGATTACTTTGCGATCAATGTATCTCCGGCAGTGTTTGCAGGGTTGGGAATGCACGCAGTGAATCTGCCCGAGTTCTCGCGCGAGATTGGCGAGCAGCTTGCCGGTCGCACAGGTGGGGCTGTCAGCCTGGCGATAGGAATGGCGCAGATCTTTCGCGGCATCCCAGGTATGAAGGCGTTGATGGGCTATTGGTATCACTACGCCATCCTGTTTGAAGCGCTGTTCATTCTTACGACAATTGATGCCGGTACACGTGTAGCTCGATACGTCATGCAGGAGCTGATGGGCAAGATCTATAAGCCGCTTGGGCGTACAAATTGGCTGCCCTCAAGCCTGCTGGCGACTGGGTTTATCGTGTTCTGCTGGGGCTACCTGATCTGGGGTGGAACAATCGCGACTATCTGGCCACTCTTTGGCACAGCGAACCAGTTACTCGCATCGATTGCATTGGCCACGATGACTACATGGCTGGTCAATCACGGCAAGGCTATCTATGCATGGTGCACGTTGCTGCCCGCTCTGTTTGTGCTGATCACTACAATTTCGGCTGGCGTTCTCTCTATTGAGAATATCTTCTGGCCCATGGCAATGAGCAATGTCAACGTTGTGCAGGGATGGATCGAAAGCGGATTAATGGTGGCATTTATCATCGGCGCAATCGTGATCGTTGGCTCGGCCGCGGTACGTTGTGTACGCACATTGCGCGGAGTTCCACCGCCATCGGCTACTGCTTCGGAGACTGAGCCGGGTAAGGTATCGCTTGAACCAGCAGCGCCGTTTCGCTGCTGCTAA
- a CDS encoding flagellar motor protein MotB, producing the protein MSTSQKPIIVIRKKAAHGGHHGGAWKVAYADFVTAMMALFIVLWLLNSSVKIRKAVGGYFNDPRSSQKETGSDKLGSKDNIPDIPIDKQNVLKLKDDIQKAIRDQRDLEKLAKQIEITITPEGLRIELIEDKNGTFFQSGSAALSETGQQLLSMLAGQIKVLPNHLLLEGHTDAQPYSQAATYTNWELSADRANAARRLLQSDGVGQQQISQVRGYADQMLRVKNDPFDPTNRRISLIVQWADTPVSPSSQDVGSANAADAIKIGNGIRPLPIAAKK; encoded by the coding sequence ATGTCCACATCACAAAAACCGATCATCGTTATCCGAAAAAAAGCCGCGCACGGCGGGCATCATGGCGGCGCGTGGAAAGTAGCTTATGCCGATTTTGTCACCGCGATGATGGCGTTATTCATCGTGCTTTGGCTCTTGAATTCCAGCGTGAAAATAAGAAAAGCAGTGGGCGGTTATTTCAATGATCCGAGAAGCTCTCAGAAGGAAACCGGCTCCGATAAATTGGGCAGCAAGGACAATATTCCGGACATCCCCATTGACAAGCAGAATGTACTGAAGCTCAAGGATGATATTCAGAAAGCGATCCGCGATCAAAGAGACCTGGAGAAGCTCGCCAAGCAGATCGAAATTACGATCACTCCTGAGGGGCTGCGTATCGAGTTAATTGAAGATAAGAACGGAACGTTTTTCCAGAGCGGGAGCGCCGCGCTCAGCGAGACTGGGCAGCAGTTGCTGAGCATGTTGGCCGGGCAGATCAAGGTGCTGCCCAATCATCTGCTACTCGAAGGGCATACAGATGCGCAACCATATTCACAGGCTGCCACTTACACCAACTGGGAGCTATCCGCAGACCGCGCCAATGCTGCGCGTCGTCTGCTACAGTCCGATGGAGTTGGTCAGCAGCAAATCTCGCAGGTTCGCGGCTATGCCGATCAAATGTTGCGCGTAAAGAACGATCCGTTCGACCCGACAAATCGGCGCATTTCGCTGATCGTACAGTGGGCAGATACGCCTGTTTCACCGAGTTCGCAGGATGTTGGCAGCGCTAACGCAGCAGATGCAATCAAAATAGGCAATGGCATAAGACCATTACCCATAGCCGCAAAGAAATGA
- a CDS encoding alpha-galactosidase, producing MNRPFLKTFPNFLSLLLCVALGISFAGGALHAQSTPGTQPARAPFQAVFRLDGGDTTYAFGVNERGELQQIYWGGRIGASDTIAPPKSNPDWASFDSSYNNTPQEYAGWGTGLFHEPALKVTFADGNRDLVLHYVSSFRSDEHSLDIMLKDISRAVSVTLHYRIDPATGILARSATIESHEAKPIMIEQAAAAGFALPPAHYTLSYLSGRWAGEFTLNQEAVRPGQRILESRRGSSGHQINPWFAIGKNDAADIVDEEHGEVWFGALAWSGSWRITVEQDQLDAVRVTGGFNPFDFGYPLKSGEKLETPVFYAGYTHNGMGEASRLLNHFTVSNILPEAPNPRPRPVIYNSWEATEFNVTEAGQESLAEKAAALGIDRFVMDDGWFGQRKTDHAGLGDWYVNKEKFPNGLKPLIDKVHSLNMDFGLWVEPEMVNPDSDLYRKHPEWVLNFPGRPRSEERNQLMLNLARQDVRDYVYGFLDKLLTENQIAFLKWDYNRNWSEPGWDQLPPDEQKKVYVQFTRNLYSILAELRVKHPNVEIESCSGGGGRVDLGILHYTDEVWPSDNTDPLDRLTIQDGFTYAYPVQVMMAWVTDSPHWLNQRSTSMAYRMLVSMQGSLGIGANLNKLSDADLSTIKRLTGAYKQVQKTITQGDLYRLISPTNGSEFSATETVSTDKSQAVFFGFVHSTQEGRTFPRLQLLGLDPGAVYTLSSIEGNTVEGTPVVASGAWWMNHGVNLQLKGDFQGAAFRLEKK from the coding sequence GTGAACCGTCCCTTTTTGAAAACATTTCCAAATTTCCTTTCGCTGCTTCTTTGCGTTGCTCTTGGCATATCCTTTGCGGGCGGCGCATTGCATGCGCAGAGCACCCCAGGCACGCAGCCGGCTCGCGCACCGTTCCAGGCCGTTTTCCGTCTGGATGGCGGAGATACAACCTATGCCTTTGGCGTGAACGAGCGCGGTGAGCTACAGCAAATCTACTGGGGCGGCAGGATCGGAGCCAGCGATACCATCGCTCCACCGAAATCCAATCCGGACTGGGCCTCCTTCGATTCTTCCTATAACAACACTCCGCAGGAGTACGCAGGATGGGGCACTGGCCTGTTTCATGAGCCTGCTCTCAAGGTCACATTTGCAGATGGAAACCGTGATCTGGTCCTGCATTACGTCAGCAGCTTCAGGTCCGATGAGCACTCGCTCGATATCATGTTGAAGGACATCAGTCGCGCCGTTTCAGTCACTCTGCATTACAGGATCGATCCGGCTACCGGCATTCTAGCCCGCTCGGCGACAATTGAAAGCCATGAAGCAAAGCCCATCATGATCGAGCAGGCTGCTGCCGCAGGCTTTGCCCTGCCACCAGCTCACTACACTCTGAGCTACCTGAGCGGCCGCTGGGCTGGCGAGTTCACACTCAACCAGGAGGCAGTTCGCCCTGGCCAGCGCATTCTCGAGAGCCGCCGCGGCTCTAGCGGCCACCAGATCAATCCCTGGTTCGCCATCGGTAAAAATGATGCGGCCGATATAGTTGACGAAGAGCATGGCGAAGTCTGGTTTGGCGCGCTCGCATGGAGTGGCTCCTGGCGCATCACAGTCGAGCAGGATCAGCTCGATGCTGTCCGCGTCACCGGCGGCTTCAACCCGTTTGATTTTGGCTATCCGCTCAAGTCCGGCGAAAAGCTGGAAACACCCGTCTTCTACGCGGGATACACACACAACGGCATGGGCGAAGCATCTCGATTGCTCAATCACTTCACCGTCTCCAATATCCTGCCCGAAGCGCCCAATCCACGCCCGCGCCCAGTGATCTACAACTCCTGGGAAGCCACCGAATTCAACGTCACCGAAGCCGGACAGGAATCGCTCGCCGAAAAAGCAGCAGCTCTGGGTATTGATCGTTTCGTGATGGACGATGGCTGGTTTGGCCAGCGTAAGACCGACCACGCAGGTCTAGGAGACTGGTACGTCAACAAAGAGAAATTCCCCAACGGACTCAAGCCTCTGATCGATAAGGTCCACTCGCTCAATATGGACTTTGGCCTGTGGGTCGAGCCGGAGATGGTCAATCCGGACTCCGACCTCTATCGCAAACATCCCGAGTGGGTCCTCAATTTTCCGGGTCGTCCCCGCAGTGAAGAACGCAATCAGTTGATGCTCAATCTTGCGCGCCAGGATGTGCGTGATTACGTCTATGGCTTCCTCGACAAACTGTTGACCGAGAACCAGATCGCCTTTCTCAAATGGGACTACAACCGCAACTGGAGCGAGCCGGGCTGGGATCAACTGCCACCCGATGAACAGAAGAAAGTCTACGTACAGTTCACGCGCAATCTGTACTCTATCCTCGCGGAACTGCGCGTCAAGCATCCCAATGTTGAGATCGAGAGCTGCTCCGGTGGCGGTGGCCGTGTAGACCTCGGCATCCTGCATTACACAGATGAAGTCTGGCCATCGGACAACACCGATCCGCTCGACCGGCTCACCATTCAGGATGGCTTTACCTACGCATATCCCGTACAGGTCATGATGGCCTGGGTGACAGATTCGCCCCACTGGCTGAATCAGCGTAGCACCTCGATGGCCTATCGAATGCTGGTTTCCATGCAGGGATCGCTGGGCATCGGAGCCAACCTCAACAAGCTCTCCGATGCAGATTTGTCTACGATCAAGCGGCTGACCGGTGCCTACAAACAGGTACAGAAGACCATCACGCAGGGCGATCTCTACCGGCTCATTTCACCGACGAATGGAAGCGAGTTCTCTGCCACTGAGACCGTCTCGACCGATAAATCGCAAGCCGTCTTCTTCGGATTTGTGCACTCTACGCAGGAGGGTCGCACCTTCCCTCGACTGCAGCTGCTGGGTCTCGATCCCGGAGCCGTATACACCCTGAGCAGTATTGAGGGCAACACGGTGGAAGGCACCCCCGTAGTGGCGTCCGGGGCCTGGTGGATGAACCACGGCGTCAACCTGCAACTGAAAGGCGACTTCCAGGGTGCTGCCTTCAGGCTTGAAAAAAAATAA